A genomic stretch from Enterobacter dykesii includes:
- a CDS encoding efflux RND transporter periplasmic adaptor subunit yields the protein MASLKIKYAAMIVSSLIAGGLISVTVWQTLHSSEKTENSVSERKVLFWYDPMKPDVKFDKPGKSPFMDMDLVPKYADENDSKSSAGIRIDPTQVQNLGLKTQKVTRGTLNYAQTIPANVSYNDYQFVIVQARAEGFVEKVYPLTTGDKVKKGTPLIDITIPDWVEAQSEFLLLSGTGGTPTQIKGVLERLRLAGMPDDDIQRLRATRTIQTRFTIRAPIDGAITAFDLRTGMNISKDKVVAQIQGMDPVWIGAAVPESIAYLLKETSQFTVSIPAYPDKSFPVEKWSLLPSVDPTTRTLQVRLQVSNKDELLKPGMNAYLKLNTQSQEMLLIPSQAVIDTGKEQRVITVDADGNFVPKRIHVLHESQQQSGIGSGLEEGESVVVSGLFLIDSEANITGALERMRHAEAADDAHSGH from the coding sequence ATGGCCTCATTAAAAATAAAATATGCTGCCATGATAGTCAGCAGCCTGATTGCGGGAGGGCTGATATCGGTGACGGTATGGCAGACACTTCATTCATCTGAAAAAACGGAAAATAGCGTCTCTGAAAGAAAGGTGCTTTTCTGGTATGACCCGATGAAGCCAGACGTGAAATTCGATAAGCCCGGCAAATCGCCGTTTATGGATATGGATCTGGTTCCGAAATATGCGGATGAAAACGACAGTAAAAGCAGTGCCGGTATCCGTATCGATCCGACGCAGGTCCAGAATTTAGGATTAAAAACGCAAAAAGTGACGCGCGGAACGCTGAACTATGCCCAGACGATCCCGGCCAACGTCAGCTATAACGACTATCAGTTTGTCATTGTGCAGGCGCGCGCGGAAGGCTTTGTGGAAAAAGTGTACCCGCTGACGACGGGCGATAAGGTGAAGAAAGGCACGCCGCTCATTGATATAACCATTCCTGACTGGGTAGAGGCGCAGAGCGAGTTTCTGCTGTTGTCCGGTACCGGCGGAACGCCGACGCAAATCAAAGGGGTTCTGGAACGGCTTCGTCTGGCGGGTATGCCGGATGACGATATTCAGAGACTGCGTGCGACCCGTACCATCCAGACCCGGTTTACCATCAGGGCGCCGATCGACGGAGCGATCACGGCCTTTGACCTGCGTACCGGCATGAATATTTCGAAAGATAAGGTGGTGGCGCAAATTCAGGGGATGGATCCGGTCTGGATCGGCGCGGCAGTGCCTGAATCCATTGCTTATCTGCTGAAAGAGACCTCGCAGTTTACTGTCTCGATACCGGCTTATCCGGATAAATCCTTCCCGGTTGAAAAATGGAGTCTTCTGCCGAGCGTGGATCCAACCACCCGTACGCTACAGGTGCGCCTGCAGGTATCCAACAAGGATGAGCTGCTGAAACCGGGCATGAATGCCTACCTGAAGCTGAATACTCAAAGCCAGGAAATGCTGCTGATCCCCTCCCAGGCCGTTATTGATACCGGCAAAGAACAGCGCGTGATTACCGTCGATGCGGACGGGAATTTTGTACCGAAAAGGATCCACGTACTGCACGAATCTCAGCAGCAGTCCGGCATTGGTAGCGGACTGGAAGAGGGGGAGTCGGTAGTGGTCAGCGGTCTGTTCCTGATTGACTCGGAGGCCAATATTACCGGCGCGCTGGAGCGCATGCGCCACGCTGAAGCCGCTGACGACGCGCATTCTGGCCATTAA
- a CDS encoding efflux transporter outer membrane subunit, which yields MFLLKRLSISTVFILAGCVSLAPEYQRPEAPVPRQFSLSRNGLTPAAAGYQDTGWRNFFVDPQVAGLITEALKNNRDLKMAALKVEEARAQFNVTDADRYPQLNASSGITYSGGLKSDKPTAQQYDAGLALSYELDFFGKLKNMSEADRQNFFAREEARRAVHILLVSNVSQRYFNQQLAYKQLRIARDTLNNYRQSYAFVEQQLVTGSTNVLALEQARGQIESTRAEIAKREGELAQANNSLQLVLGTYRALPGDGGMNASDVAPVKLPPHLSSAILLQRPDIMEAEYQLKAADANIGAARAAFFPSISLTSGLSTGSTELSSLFTSGSGMWNFIPKIEIPIFNAGRNKANLKLAEIRQQQSVVNYEQKIQSAFKQVADALALRDSINQQLAAQQRYLDSLRITLQRARGLYSSGAVSYIEVLDAERSLFSTQQNILDLIYARQVNEINLFTALGGGWVE from the coding sequence ATGTTCCTGTTAAAACGACTAAGCATCAGTACGGTATTTATTCTGGCAGGCTGCGTCTCGCTGGCTCCGGAGTACCAGCGGCCGGAAGCACCTGTCCCCCGGCAGTTTTCGCTCTCCCGTAACGGCCTGACGCCCGCGGCGGCGGGATATCAGGACACCGGCTGGCGCAACTTCTTCGTCGACCCTCAGGTTGCCGGGCTGATTACGGAGGCCCTGAAGAACAATCGCGATCTAAAAATGGCCGCCCTGAAGGTTGAAGAAGCCCGGGCGCAGTTCAACGTGACGGACGCGGATCGCTATCCTCAGCTGAATGCCTCCTCGGGCATCACGTACAGCGGCGGGCTGAAAAGTGACAAACCCACCGCGCAGCAGTATGACGCGGGCCTTGCGCTTAGCTATGAGCTCGATTTCTTCGGCAAGCTGAAGAACATGAGCGAGGCCGACCGACAAAACTTTTTCGCCAGAGAAGAGGCCCGTCGCGCGGTGCATATCCTGCTCGTCTCTAACGTTTCCCAGAGATATTTCAACCAGCAGCTGGCGTACAAACAGCTGCGCATTGCGCGGGATACGCTGAACAATTACCGGCAGTCTTATGCGTTCGTTGAGCAGCAGCTGGTGACGGGCAGTACCAACGTCCTGGCGCTGGAGCAGGCCCGGGGACAGATCGAAAGCACGCGGGCAGAGATTGCCAAAAGAGAGGGGGAGCTGGCGCAGGCCAATAACTCTCTGCAGCTGGTCCTCGGCACGTATCGCGCGCTGCCGGGTGACGGCGGCATGAACGCCAGCGACGTTGCGCCGGTAAAACTGCCTCCTCATCTTTCCTCCGCGATACTGCTGCAGCGCCCGGATATTATGGAGGCGGAGTATCAGCTTAAAGCGGCCGATGCGAATATCGGTGCGGCGCGCGCCGCCTTTTTCCCGTCAATATCACTTACCAGCGGGCTTTCAACCGGCAGCACGGAGTTGTCCAGCCTCTTCACGTCAGGGAGCGGGATGTGGAACTTTATTCCTAAAATTGAAATTCCCATTTTTAATGCGGGCAGAAATAAGGCCAACCTGAAGCTGGCCGAAATTCGCCAGCAGCAGTCAGTGGTTAATTACGAACAAAAAATTCAGTCCGCCTTCAAACAGGTTGCCGACGCGCTCGCGCTGCGGGACAGCATTAACCAGCAGCTTGCTGCGCAACAGCGGTATCTGGATTCGCTCCGCATCACGCTTCAACGTGCCAGAGGGTTATATTCCAGCGGCGCGGTCAGCTATATCGAAGTACTTGACGCGGAGCGTTCTCTTTTCTCTACCCAGCAAAATATTCTCGACCTTATTTATGCCCGGCAGGTTAATGAAATTAATCTCTTCACCGCGCTCGGCGGCGGTTGGGTCGAATAA
- a CDS encoding outer membrane usher protein: MKKVNKTIFLGKLHPVAIGVFLAFLAVKGVHAEENVEFNTDVLDIKERNNVDLSQFSRAGYLMPGKYQLTLKVNKTDIPDQTVEYFPPEDDPKGSEVCLTAEHVLQIGLKESIVKGVSWWHNGQCLDLHSLEGMVARADLGTSTLYLSIPQAYLEYTAENWDPPSRWDEGIPGVLFDYTVNATSSKQQEQRSSSVTGNGTTGANLGAWRLRGDWQAQYIRNTGNESQKQQSWDWSRVYTYRAITALRAKLVLGEDYLNSSLFDSFRFTGASLSTDDNQLPPNLRGYAPEVVGVAKTNAKVTISQQGRVIYETTVAPGPFRIQDLNSAVSGKLDVKVEEQDGGTQTFQVDTASIPYLTRPGLVRYKIAMGKPSDYDHHSQGPNFATGEASWGVNSGWSLYGGTLLAGDYNALSLGVGRDLLMFGAISFDVTQSRAAIPNQDTLSGKSYRVSYSKRFDEFDSQVTFAGYRFSERDFMSMSQYLDRRYHNGDNGGRDKELYTITMNKQFREQNMSAFLNYSHQTYWDREATNTWNVSVSSFFDVSRFKNISLTLSAYRTEYDDSKDDGVYLSLSVPWSNGATLSYNSQYSGDSSSNTVGYYQRINANNYYQVNAGSTTDGRGTGSGYFTHDGDSASVTANASYTGSKSSAAGLSLQGGVTATAKGAALHRTNSAGGTRMLVDTAGVADVPVQGMAGIVRTNAFGKAVVADVSSYYRSSVSVDLDSLPENVDATRSVVQDTLTEGAIGYRAFGILAGQKGMAVIKLADGSEPPFGAEVRNGENMTTGIVAENGSVWLSGIRPGERMDVYWGNDAQCYIELPPSLPETINNLLLPCHLR, encoded by the coding sequence ATGAAAAAAGTCAATAAAACCATCTTTCTGGGCAAGTTACACCCTGTAGCGATTGGTGTATTTCTTGCGTTTCTTGCAGTCAAAGGCGTTCACGCTGAAGAGAATGTCGAATTTAACACTGATGTACTCGACATTAAAGAGCGGAATAATGTTGATTTGAGCCAGTTTTCCCGGGCGGGTTATTTAATGCCCGGTAAGTATCAGCTTACGCTAAAGGTCAATAAAACCGACATACCGGATCAGACGGTAGAGTATTTCCCGCCTGAAGACGATCCGAAAGGGAGCGAAGTTTGCCTCACAGCCGAGCATGTCTTACAAATTGGCCTGAAAGAGTCCATCGTTAAGGGTGTTTCATGGTGGCATAACGGACAGTGTCTGGATCTTCATTCTCTGGAAGGAATGGTTGCCAGAGCCGATCTGGGAACAAGTACCCTCTATCTCAGCATTCCTCAGGCATACCTTGAGTATACGGCCGAAAACTGGGATCCGCCTTCTCGCTGGGATGAGGGAATTCCGGGCGTACTGTTTGATTACACCGTCAATGCAACGTCGTCGAAACAACAGGAACAGCGTTCCAGTTCCGTCACGGGTAACGGCACGACTGGCGCGAATTTGGGTGCCTGGCGCCTGCGGGGTGACTGGCAAGCGCAATACATACGCAATACCGGAAATGAGAGTCAAAAACAGCAAAGCTGGGACTGGAGCCGGGTTTATACCTATCGGGCCATCACTGCATTGCGGGCAAAACTGGTGCTGGGAGAAGACTATTTAAATTCCTCTCTGTTTGACAGTTTCCGTTTTACCGGCGCCAGCCTGTCTACAGACGATAACCAGTTGCCGCCCAATCTCCGCGGATATGCGCCGGAAGTGGTGGGGGTCGCGAAGACGAACGCCAAAGTGACTATCAGCCAGCAGGGGCGCGTGATTTATGAAACCACTGTCGCGCCAGGTCCGTTTCGTATCCAGGATCTCAACTCGGCGGTATCCGGCAAGCTGGATGTCAAAGTGGAAGAGCAGGATGGCGGAACCCAGACTTTCCAGGTCGACACCGCCTCCATTCCCTATCTGACGCGACCGGGGCTGGTGCGCTACAAAATAGCGATGGGCAAACCGTCTGATTATGACCACCATTCTCAGGGGCCAAATTTTGCCACTGGCGAAGCATCATGGGGCGTGAATAGCGGCTGGTCATTATATGGCGGAACGCTACTGGCAGGGGACTATAACGCGCTCTCCTTAGGGGTCGGGCGCGATCTGTTGATGTTTGGGGCAATTTCCTTTGACGTCACGCAGTCCCGGGCTGCGATTCCTAATCAGGACACATTAAGCGGTAAATCTTATCGCGTCAGCTATTCGAAACGCTTCGATGAGTTTGACAGCCAGGTGACCTTTGCGGGTTACCGCTTCTCAGAACGTGACTTTATGAGCATGTCTCAGTATCTGGACCGCCGCTATCACAACGGCGATAACGGTGGGCGCGATAAAGAACTGTACACCATCACCATGAATAAACAGTTCCGCGAACAGAACATGAGCGCGTTTCTGAACTATAGCCACCAGACTTACTGGGACAGGGAAGCGACGAACACCTGGAACGTTTCGGTATCGAGCTTTTTTGACGTCAGTCGGTTTAAGAACATCAGCCTGACACTGTCTGCCTACAGAACTGAATATGACGATTCTAAAGATGATGGCGTCTATCTGAGCTTGTCTGTGCCGTGGTCCAACGGCGCAACATTAAGCTACAACAGTCAGTACAGCGGAGACAGCAGTAGCAATACGGTGGGTTATTACCAGCGCATCAATGCCAACAATTATTACCAGGTTAATGCCGGCAGCACGACTGATGGCCGAGGTACCGGGAGCGGGTACTTTACCCATGATGGCGATAGCGCAAGTGTGACCGCCAATGCCAGCTATACCGGCAGCAAATCCAGCGCCGCAGGTCTTTCGCTACAAGGAGGCGTTACCGCTACCGCCAAAGGTGCGGCGCTGCACAGAACCAATTCGGCAGGCGGAACCCGAATGCTCGTTGATACGGCAGGGGTGGCAGATGTTCCCGTGCAGGGCATGGCGGGGATTGTTCGTACCAATGCCTTCGGTAAGGCAGTCGTTGCGGATGTTAGCAGCTACTACCGAAGCAGCGTGAGTGTTGATCTGGACAGCCTGCCGGAAAACGTCGATGCCACTCGTTCAGTTGTGCAGGACACGTTAACGGAAGGCGCGATTGGCTACCGTGCCTTTGGCATTCTTGCCGGACAGAAGGGCATGGCGGTGATCAAACTGGCTGACGGCAGCGAACCGCCGTTTGGCGCAGAAGTACGCAATGGAGAGAACATGACAACAGGGATTGTCGCCGAAAACGGCAGCGTCTGGCTTTCAGGTATACGTCCTGGAGAGCGCATGGACGTGTACTGGGGCAACGACGCGCAATGTTACATCGAGTTGCCACCATCGCTGCCGGAAACAATCAACAATCTGTTGTTGCCTTGCCACTTACGCTAA
- a CDS encoding fimbrial protein, with amino-acid sequence MKAKKIALAIAMIAGAMIANANAKDQGHGTVTFTGSIIDAPCSITPDSADQTVDLGQISNLALEDGGTSIPQVFAIKLQQCNTETKKSVTTTFSGTASAANPDLLGIQGTAKGASVEITTDTGTPIKLGQASPAQALLNGDNDLTFAAFLKGDGASATIVPGKFQAIASFALDYP; translated from the coding sequence ATGAAGGCAAAGAAAATCGCTCTCGCGATTGCGATGATAGCTGGTGCTATGATCGCAAATGCGAATGCAAAAGATCAGGGACATGGTACCGTAACGTTTACGGGTTCTATTATTGATGCGCCTTGCTCCATTACACCGGACAGTGCTGATCAAACCGTTGATTTGGGTCAGATCTCTAACCTGGCGCTGGAAGATGGCGGTACCTCTATTCCTCAGGTTTTCGCTATCAAACTGCAACAGTGTAATACCGAAACCAAGAAATCAGTGACCACCACGTTCTCTGGCACCGCATCTGCGGCTAACCCGGATCTGCTCGGTATTCAGGGCACCGCGAAAGGCGCTTCAGTTGAGATTACCACGGACACCGGTACGCCGATTAAACTGGGCCAGGCTTCTCCGGCGCAGGCACTGCTGAATGGTGATAACGACCTGACGTTTGCTGCTTTCCTGAAGGGTGATGGCGCGTCTGCGACAATCGTCCCAGGTAAATTCCAGGCCATTGCAAGCTTCGCTCTGGATTACCCATAA
- a CDS encoding fimbrial protein — protein sequence MKPERILMIVLSGLRVIIFPCILIPCIAAANNPRHALADQGHGIVNMQGSIIDTPCAIATADREQSIEMVTTTVGEIIHNGRGNKNPFSLTLVNCNLHINKDAQTLSSHFQTTFDGPSLDGLFSVDGASGVGIEITDDAGNVAQPGKALPPGTLSNGSQILKYQLRLMSNRDRLKVGEYTATIRFKVDYF from the coding sequence ATGAAACCAGAGCGTATTTTAATGATTGTATTATCTGGACTTCGGGTGATTATATTTCCCTGTATATTGATACCCTGCATAGCGGCGGCAAATAATCCCCGCCATGCGCTGGCCGATCAAGGCCACGGTATTGTCAATATGCAGGGAAGTATAATTGATACCCCATGCGCTATCGCCACCGCGGATCGTGAGCAAAGCATTGAAATGGTGACCACGACCGTGGGCGAAATTATTCACAACGGCCGTGGAAATAAAAATCCCTTTTCGTTAACGCTGGTCAATTGCAATCTTCATATAAATAAGGATGCGCAAACCCTGTCATCCCATTTCCAGACGACGTTTGATGGTCCATCTTTAGATGGACTTTTTTCCGTGGACGGCGCTTCAGGCGTAGGGATTGAAATTACGGATGACGCCGGAAATGTGGCGCAACCTGGGAAAGCGCTCCCTCCGGGTACATTGAGCAACGGTTCACAAATTCTTAAATACCAGTTGCGTCTTATGAGTAATCGCGACCGCCTGAAAGTGGGTGAGTATACGGCCACGATACGCTTCAAAGTTGATTACTTTTGA
- a CDS encoding copper/silver response regulator transcription factor gives MKILIVEDEMKTGEYLSKGLTEAGFVVDHADNGLNGYHLAMTAEYDLLILDIMLPDVNGWDIVRMLRSAGKGMPILLLTALGTIEHRVKGLELGADDYLIKPFAFAELLARVRTLLRRGNTVIAESQLQVADLTVDLVSRKVSRAGSRISLTSKEFSLLEFFMRHQGEVLPRSLIASQVWDMNFDSDTNAIDVAVKRLRAKIDNDFEPKLIQTVRGVGYMLEVPDAR, from the coding sequence ATGAAAATACTGATCGTCGAAGACGAAATGAAAACCGGTGAGTACCTGAGTAAGGGGCTGACTGAAGCGGGGTTTGTGGTGGACCACGCGGATAACGGCCTGAACGGCTACCATCTCGCCATGACTGCGGAATACGATCTGCTGATTCTGGATATCATGCTGCCCGACGTGAACGGCTGGGACATTGTCCGCATGCTCCGCTCTGCGGGAAAAGGGATGCCCATCCTGTTACTCACGGCTCTCGGCACGATTGAACACCGGGTTAAAGGGCTTGAGCTGGGCGCGGATGATTACCTGATTAAGCCTTTCGCCTTTGCTGAGCTGCTCGCCAGGGTGAGGACGCTGTTAAGGCGCGGTAATACGGTGATTGCGGAAAGCCAGCTTCAGGTGGCAGATCTGACGGTTGACCTCGTGTCGAGAAAGGTAAGCCGGGCCGGAAGCCGCATCTCGTTAACCAGCAAAGAGTTCAGCCTGCTGGAGTTTTTCATGCGTCATCAGGGAGAGGTGCTTCCCCGCTCCCTGATTGCCTCCCAGGTGTGGGACATGAATTTTGACAGCGACACAAACGCGATTGACGTGGCGGTAAAGCGGCTTCGCGCGAAAATCGATAACGATTTTGAACCGAAGCTGATCCAGACGGTGCGCGGCGTGGGCTATATGCTGGAGGTACCGGATGCGCGTTAA
- the silA gene encoding Cu(+)/Ag(+) efflux RND transporter permease subunit SilA has translation MIEWIIRRSVANRFLVMMGALFLSVWGTWTIINTPVDALPDLSDVQVIIKTSYPGQAPQIVENQVTYPLTTTMLSVPGAKTVRGFSQFGDSYVYVIFEDGTDLYWARSRVLEYLNQVQGKLPAGVNSEIGPDATGVGWIFEYALVDRSGKHDLAELRSLQDWFLKFELKTIPNVAEVASVGGVVKQYQIQVNPLKLAQYGVSLPEVKQALESSNQEAGGSSVEMAEAEYMVRASGYLQTMDDFNNIVLKTAENGVPIYLRDVARVQTGPEMRRGIAELNGQGEVAGGVVILRSGKNAREVITAVKDKLETLKASLPEGVEIVTTYDRSQLIDRAIDNLSSKLLEEFIVVAIVCALFLWHVRSALVAIISLPLGLCIAFIVMHFQGLNANIMSLGGIAIAVGAMVDAAIVMIENAHKRLEEWDRQHPGEQIDNATRWTVITNASVEVGPALFISLLIITLSFIPIFTLEGQEGRLFGPLAFTKTYAMAGAAVLAIIVIPILMGFWIRGKIPAETSNPLNRLLIKAYHPLLIRVLHWPKTTLLVAALSLITVIWPLSQVGGEFLPKINEGDLLYMPSTLPGVSPAEAAALLQTTDKLIKTVPEVASVFGKTGKAETATDSAPLEMVETTIQLKPENEWRSGMTIDKIIDELDKTVRLPGLANLWVPPIRNRIDMLSTGIKSPIGIKVSGTVLSDIDATAQSIEAVAKTVPGVVSALAERLEGGRYIDVDINREKASRYGMTVGDVQLFVSSAIGGATVGETVEGVARYPINIRYPQDYRNSPNALKQMPILTPMKQQITLGDVADINVVSGPTMLKTENARPASWIYIDARGRDMVSVVNDIKTAISQNVKLRPGTSVSFSGQFELLEHANKKLKLMVPMTVMIIFILLYLAFRRVDEALLILMSLPFALVGGIWFLYWQGFHMSVATGTGFIALAGVAAEFGVVMLMYLRHAVEAHPALSHRDTFTEQGLDEALYHGAVLRVRPKAMTVAVIVAGLLPILWGTGAGSEVMSRIAAPMIGGMITAPLLSLFIIPAAYKLIWLRRKRTTAAVSEEEREAIPDK, from the coding sequence ATGATTGAATGGATTATCCGGCGGTCGGTCGCCAACCGTTTCCTGGTCATGATGGGGGCGCTGTTCCTCAGCGTCTGGGGCACCTGGACGATTATTAATACGCCAGTTGATGCCTTGCCCGATCTCTCTGACGTTCAGGTGATTATCAAAACCAGCTACCCCGGCCAGGCCCCGCAGATTGTTGAAAACCAGGTGACCTATCCACTCACGACCACCATGCTGTCGGTTCCCGGCGCAAAGACCGTGCGCGGTTTTTCGCAGTTTGGCGATTCGTACGTGTACGTCATTTTTGAAGACGGCACCGATTTGTACTGGGCCCGTTCGCGCGTGCTGGAGTATCTGAACCAGGTTCAGGGCAAGCTGCCTGCCGGCGTGAACTCTGAAATTGGTCCTGATGCCACGGGCGTGGGCTGGATATTTGAGTATGCGCTGGTGGATCGCAGCGGAAAACACGATCTCGCTGAGTTGCGCTCATTGCAGGACTGGTTCCTGAAATTTGAGCTGAAAACAATCCCTAACGTGGCCGAAGTGGCCTCCGTCGGCGGCGTGGTAAAGCAGTATCAGATCCAGGTCAATCCGTTAAAGCTGGCTCAGTACGGCGTTAGCCTGCCGGAGGTTAAGCAGGCGCTTGAGTCGTCTAACCAGGAGGCGGGGGGATCGTCAGTTGAAATGGCGGAAGCGGAGTATATGGTCCGGGCCAGCGGCTATCTGCAGACGATGGACGATTTCAATAACATCGTCCTGAAAACCGCCGAGAACGGGGTGCCGATTTACCTTCGCGATGTTGCCCGCGTACAAACGGGGCCGGAAATGCGGCGCGGTATTGCCGAGCTGAACGGGCAGGGGGAAGTTGCGGGCGGCGTGGTGATCCTGCGTTCGGGCAAAAACGCGCGCGAGGTCATCACGGCGGTGAAAGATAAGCTGGAAACGCTGAAGGCCAGCCTGCCGGAAGGCGTTGAGATTGTGACCACCTACGATCGCAGCCAGCTCATCGATCGGGCAATCGACAACCTGAGTTCCAAACTGCTCGAAGAGTTTATCGTGGTGGCCATCGTCTGCGCCCTGTTCCTCTGGCACGTCCGCTCCGCGCTGGTGGCGATTATCTCTCTGCCGCTTGGCCTGTGTATTGCCTTTATCGTCATGCATTTCCAGGGGCTGAACGCCAATATCATGTCGCTGGGCGGGATTGCTATTGCGGTCGGCGCGATGGTGGATGCCGCCATCGTCATGATTGAAAACGCTCACAAACGGCTGGAGGAGTGGGATCGCCAGCATCCGGGAGAGCAGATTGACAACGCTACGCGATGGACGGTGATCACCAACGCCTCTGTCGAGGTTGGCCCCGCGCTGTTTATCAGCCTGCTGATCATTACCTTGTCGTTCATTCCCATCTTTACCCTCGAGGGGCAGGAAGGGCGGCTGTTCGGCCCGTTGGCCTTTACGAAAACGTACGCCATGGCGGGCGCGGCCGTGCTGGCCATTATCGTCATTCCGATTCTGATGGGGTTCTGGATCCGGGGCAAAATTCCCGCGGAGACCAGCAATCCGCTGAACAGACTGCTGATTAAAGCCTACCATCCGCTACTGATAAGGGTGCTCCACTGGCCTAAAACAACCCTGCTGGTTGCGGCCTTATCCCTCATCACGGTGATCTGGCCCCTGAGCCAGGTGGGCGGCGAGTTCCTGCCGAAGATTAATGAAGGCGATCTGCTGTATATGCCGTCAACGTTGCCGGGCGTCTCTCCGGCAGAAGCGGCCGCGCTCCTGCAGACCACGGACAAACTCATCAAAACCGTGCCAGAAGTGGCCTCTGTTTTCGGCAAGACGGGTAAGGCCGAAACGGCTACGGATTCCGCGCCGCTCGAAATGGTGGAAACCACCATTCAGCTCAAACCCGAGAATGAGTGGCGGTCCGGCATGACGATAGACAAGATTATTGACGAGCTCGACAAGACCGTTCGGTTGCCCGGCCTGGCGAACCTCTGGGTTCCGCCCATCCGTAACCGTATCGATATGCTTTCCACCGGGATAAAAAGCCCGATTGGTATCAAGGTGTCAGGTACCGTTTTGTCGGATATCGACGCTACGGCGCAGAGCATCGAGGCGGTAGCCAAAACGGTGCCGGGCGTGGTGTCTGCCCTGGCTGAACGCCTTGAGGGCGGGCGCTACATTGATGTCGATATCAACCGGGAAAAAGCCTCCCGCTACGGGATGACGGTGGGCGATGTGCAGCTGTTCGTCTCCTCAGCTATCGGCGGGGCGACGGTAGGGGAAACGGTGGAAGGCGTCGCCCGGTACCCGATTAATATTCGCTATCCTCAGGACTACCGGAACAGCCCGAACGCGTTGAAGCAGATGCCGATCCTGACGCCGATGAAACAGCAGATCACGCTGGGAGATGTGGCGGATATCAACGTGGTTTCCGGCCCCACGATGCTGAAAACGGAGAATGCCCGGCCTGCGAGCTGGATTTATATCGATGCTCGCGGCAGGGATATGGTGTCGGTGGTGAACGACATTAAGACGGCCATTAGTCAGAACGTAAAGCTGAGGCCGGGCACCAGCGTCTCATTCTCCGGGCAGTTTGAGCTGCTCGAGCACGCCAACAAGAAACTGAAGCTGATGGTACCGATGACGGTAATGATCATCTTTATACTGCTGTATCTGGCGTTCCGCCGCGTGGATGAAGCGCTGTTGATCCTGATGAGTCTGCCGTTCGCCCTGGTCGGTGGGATATGGTTCCTCTACTGGCAGGGCTTCCATATGTCTGTGGCAACCGGCACCGGTTTTATCGCTCTGGCAGGGGTGGCGGCAGAATTTGGGGTGGTCATGCTGATGTATTTGCGCCATGCCGTTGAAGCGCATCCGGCGTTGTCCCATCGGGACACGTTCACCGAACAGGGGCTGGATGAGGCGCTTTATCATGGCGCCGTGCTGCGCGTGCGTCCAAAGGCAATGACCGTCGCGGTGATCGTTGCCGGTCTGCTGCCCATTCTCTGGGGGACCGGTGCCGGGTCAGAAGTCATGAGCCGGATAGCGGCGCCCATGATCGGCGGGATGATCACGGCGCCGCTGTTATCGCTGTTTATTATTCCGGCGGCGTATAAGTTAATCTGGTTGCGCAGGAAGAGAACGACGGCAGCCGTTAGTGAGGAGGAGAGGGAAGCAATACCTGATAAATAA
- the cusF gene encoding cation efflux system protein CusF: MRNSLKAVVFGAISIVFSAGLQAEVHQHEMMSTASEGASEQVITGTGIVKDIDLTNKKVTISHEAIPEIGWPAMTMRFTFIQANESINSLKVGSHVNFSFVQQGNLSLLKSIK; encoded by the coding sequence ATGCGCAATTCACTTAAGGCCGTTGTATTTGGTGCGATTTCTATTGTGTTTTCTGCCGGCCTCCAGGCTGAGGTTCATCAGCACGAGATGATGAGTACTGCCAGCGAAGGGGCCTCAGAGCAGGTCATCACGGGAACCGGTATCGTGAAGGACATTGATCTGACGAATAAAAAAGTCACGATTTCCCATGAAGCGATCCCGGAAATTGGCTGGCCCGCGATGACCATGCGTTTTACCTTTATTCAGGCTAACGAGAGTATTAATTCTTTAAAAGTCGGCAGCCACGTGAATTTCTCGTTTGTTCAGCAGGGCAATCTCTCTTTACTCAAGAGCATTAAATAG